The window CAATGATATATCACTAATGCAATTTTGGTGatttccaaataaaaaaaatgctagCTAGCTAAGTTGAAAAACTGGTAAATAAGAAACGTGGGGTGGTCAGGCAGAAAACAAGGTcatacactgaaataaatttaaCTGACAATACAATGACAATATTTTGTAGTTTGTGTGAATATTCAGCATAGTATAGCTGCCATTATAGTCTATTACATTAACTTCAAATTAACCTTCACTGTTTTTCCTAAAAACTTACCCTGGTTGACTTGTGGGTGCCTTCCAGCTGTGTCCAaagtcattgtcattttgtgcCAGTGTACCATTGGGCAAGACTTTGTCATCTGCAGGATCGTTGTTGAAGTTACCACACATCCCGGTGACTCTGTTTTCACAGTGTAGGCCGATTCTGACCAGTAAAGTACTCTGACCGTCAAACTGGACTATCAGGTCACTGGCATCGACCACTATGTAGTTTCCCTGCCTTAACACCGAAGCTAAGGTTCCTGCAGTGGTCGGAAGAGACACTTCAGTGTCATTTACCTGTGAGGATGAAAGATTaaaaagagatggagaagagaTGGGGAGGTACTTGTTGTCAGTCATGTTTACACCTAATATAAAGAAAGttgtataaaataaagtaaatatagTTTACTGTACCTTTACTCTTTTGTTAGGGCCGATCCTGACGTATGCACTCTCTGGTGGATTTGAAAGGTATATATCCACTGCTGACACAAATGACACACGGTTGTTGCCACGGTGATTATTGGTGGCTACTACCTGAAACTGTGTTTCATTGATGCCGTGGTTCACACTCTCAGTGATGATGTAAGAGCATGTGCCCTGGAAATGAGCCAGTGCCCCATCAAAGGTGATGTAGTGTGGGTCCCCCCACACAGTGCAAGTAGACATTGTATCAAAACAGCCCAGCTGGCCATTTTTGATGGTGCACTCTTGTGCAGAGGTGCAAGATGCAGCAGAACAGCGCAGGTCATTGGGAGCATGGCATTCACATCGCTGGGAGCATCCTTCTGTCCAGAACGATTCACCAGCCTTTAGcgtaagaaagagaaaagaacatatttttcatgaaaatgtggcttattGCAAACATAGAAAACATTAAATGGGATGTGACTTACTTCATAGTAGAAGCCATTATATTGGCAGCCACAGCTTTCCACAGGGACACACCTTGTCCCACTCCTGACAAAGCCCTCATCACAGAAGCATCCCTCAGAGCAAATCTGCTTGCAGCTGCCACGAACACTGCTGGCACACGTGTGTCCACAGTCAGTACCACACAGCTCATAATGGCTGTTGGCTGGACAGTCAAGTCCTAAATAAGTGAGGAAACAAATGGGGACCATCATAATAAGTTATGTTCATTACATAAATTTGTGAATAAAAGGTAAGTCAGGAGATATGTTGAGAAAATGTAGATTGcttgcattatttatttatttatttgtagtttttaaatgaGACAGTGACAGGTCAACTCACTGCAGGTGGTGTTCTGTCTCCAAGGGTAGATTCGCACATTAGCAGACTGACAGGCACTGACATATGCCTGAATGGCCCTGCACAGGAGATCTTGGCCCTCATTtccggacacacacacatcaaacacacagtcattgAAAAATGGtcttgggtccacctgctcatGGCAGAAGCTTAAGGGGCCATCAGCTGCCTGAATTACATCACACTGAGCTCTAGCAGGAAGCTCATTGGTACActgtggacaggaggagccaCACCCATCACTGCAGGTGTAATTGCCCGCCACTTTCCAAGCTGTCCCAAACTGAGATGGAGTGGTGACCATCATTCCAGATGGGGTGCGGAACTCATCATTTGGATTTCCGTTGAAGTTTCCACAAAGTCCACACATTTTTCCACTGTATTGATGAAAAGAAGTGGCTCAAAAGATAGATGGTTATTGAATATCCTACACACAtttgtgattatatttttttaagcatGTCAAAAGATTCCAATTTTAATTTGGGGAATTGCAGATACCTGTAATTTGAAGGTACAGAGATAAACACTGTACTATATCCATCATAGGTGACACTTAAGCCAAAATCAGCATTGACAAATGTGTAAGATCCACTTGCATAGATAGACACATGACCACCATTCAAGAGAATAGGTAAGTTTTTAGTTAACTCATTCACCTAAAAGATTAGAAAAGCAAAATTGGAAGAATAATCATATGTGGTGCCATTACGTGTTTTTCAAATGATGTCTTATCCAGGTGTAGATAAGATTTGATTAATGTCTGCAATGGTtcaaaagttggtaaactcacCTCTACCACACCATTTGTCTCCCTTGAAATATGCACTCGATAGCCCCACATGTTCACATAAACTTCAGCTGTAATTGAAACTGGCAACCCATTCCACGGCTCATTCTTAGCCTCCACAGAAAATTGATGCAGGCCATCAGTGGTGTTGCACATGGTTGCCAGAACATAGCGGCAGGTTCCCTGGAAGTCATAGGCTTTGCCATCAAAGGTGAAGTAGTGGGGGTCCCCAGAGGCAGAGCAGGTGCCATGAGGGTTCGGATGGCAGCCAAACTCACCCCCCACCACACGGCAGGACTCCTGGGGACCACAAGTGTTTGGGATACAGTGGACTGCTCCAGTTGTGCCATTACAGGTACACAAGCTCTGACATTCCTCACCATCCCAGAACTGTTCACCACCTTCCCAATAGCGTCCTTTGTGATGGCATCCGCAGTCTGTTGGTGGCACGCACTGGTTGCCATTGAGGACAAAACCATCATCACACTGGCAACCCTCCTGACACAGTGTGTCACAGGAGAAGGGGAAGGAAAGGCTTGGACAGGCGGATGGACAAGTTGTTCCACAGAGTTCATAATGGCTGTTTGGAAGGCATGGATGCTctatggaaaaacaaaaagatggattaaaaactttttaaatcagTATAAAAGCTAATTTTGATCTAAAAGGGAAAAAGTGTTTACCGCAGCCAGTTGCATTCCTCCAGTATCCTATGGCAATACCTTTCTGTTGACACATTAGAGCGTAACCTTGCAGAATCTCACAAAACACCACTCCTGGATTTCTAGAGGACTTAACAGTCTCATTCCAGATGTGAACATTCTGCCATGGGTCCACCGTGGCCCAACATTGGGCAAATGGCCCATGCGATGAGACAAGAATGCCACAGTACTCACTAGAGTTGTAATTTGTTGTAGAGTTGTAATTTCTACTCTCCACACAATGCTTAGCGAGGGAGCCATCTCGCCAACTGTCCCCAAAGACCTGAGAGCTGTTAACCAAGATGCCATTGGGTGTCCGGAAATCATCATTTGGATGACCATTGTAATCACCACAGAGTCCACCAAGTGAACCATTGTAAATTCCAGGTGCAGTGACTCGCACAAAGTGAGGCCAGACTGTTTGTACCGTTACACCAAAGGAGGTGCGAAGGATGATACTGTCAGTGCTGCTGTGGTAGATGTGGATTCGGTTGGACACTGAGCTGAATGGTAGTCTGATGATCTGACCATCAACCTAAAGGGTAATTTAAATCATCgttttttcatttcatagtTGACAAGATTTCCAACAGgataataaatgaaattaacTAACATGAGTGTGAGGTTACTGCAGCATAGTATAAATGATATTCATGTTCAAttcattttgtcacatttgtcaTGCCTTACCTGTACTCTACTGCTCCTTGCTATCTCAATGGACACATGTGTGCCCTCTGCCTCAAATTTCAGCACCCTGGCGAAGCCCTGCTGGCCACTGGGTACCTTTTCAACTGTCACTGCAAAGTGGGAGTGACTAGACATCTCCACTACTTTGGCAAGGGTTAATCGACATGCCCCAGGATATTGGTATGTCAGACCATCAAATGTATGATATGACCCTCTGCCCCTAATCCAGCATGTTCCATAGCTGTTAGGTCTGCATCCTCTTTCATCCTCGTCCACACCGCATGATTCAAGTGGGCCACAACTATAGGGTTGGCAAGTCATGGAGCCATAACTGCAGCTACAACGTCTCCCACAGTCCTGGTCTAATATTACAGTCTCTCCAGAGCGGTAGTAGCAACCCTCAAAGCTACAGCCACATTCAGCATGAGGGACGCAGACCCCACCACTGAGTATGTAGCCTGAATCACAGATGCAGCTCTCCTGGGCAGGGAGAGGGCAGTTGTTGGTAGAATTGGGATTGACACAGGTAGCAGGACATCCTGTGCCACTGGACACAAAGTGGCTGTTGGCTGGGCAGGGGATTTctaaggaaaaaaatcaaagtgatCTTGACATCATAGACGTTTTACcaaaagaatatttttgaaatgttatgTGACTGACAGACATACCACAAAAGCCTTGTCTCCTCCATCTTGGGAGCTGTATGCCATTCTGTTGGCACTGACTTGCATACACATTTAGTGCTTGGCATAGAATGGGCTGGTACCCTCCTCCTACACACAGATCGTACACACAACTCTCCACAAAGGGCTGTGGAGGAAGTCGTTGATGGCAAGCAGCAAAGGGTCCAGAGCTGCTCTGAAGGATACCACAATGGGCAGTGTTGCTGTATAAAGCATTCTGAGCCTCAGTGCAGACAGCACAGTCCAGACCTCCACATGGTGCCTCACAACCAGGCTCATCGTCCCCTGATGCTTGCCAGCTGTTGGCAAAAATCACATCAGAGCTCACAACCTCACCTTGGCGAGTTCGAAAGTCATCCCTGCGATCATTGTTGAAGTTTCCACACAGACCACATGTTGCATTCTGGTAAGTGTAGGGCACACTGATTCTGACATAATGATTAACGTCATAGGATACCATCAAGCCAAAGTCAGTACTGATgatcacagaaaaacctgactcatAAACCTGGACAGTGCCATTATTGAGGTAGAATGGAGCGGCTGCAAAGTTTCCATTAACCTGTAAACACACCAGCAAGTATGTCAAGAGCAACAAAGAAATAGTTGTTTCAATACATAAGGACTGAAGAACTCAGAATAACCCATCAAAATTACCTTTGCCTCACCACGATGTCCTTTGACAAGCTCAATAGTTTCATTATAGACAAACACTTTGACCAGTCGTCTCCAAGAAACTCGACTGCTGCCCCGGTGCTCATTAGCACCTTCTACTCTATAGTAGGGCAGCCCATGACCACATTGTTCAGAGAGAACATAATTGCAAGTGCCCTGGAAGTGAAACAGGGTCCCATCAAAGGTATAGTAGTGTGGATCACCCGCAATGGTGCAGGTCTGTCTCTGCACAGTCTGGCAAGAGAATTGAAAGGCAGCATGACGGCATATTTGGGAAAAGGAGCAGGGTTGGTAATGGCACCGCAGACCTGCTGAGGTGCAGGTGCAAATCTGTGCACAGGTACTATCGCTCCAGAATGAGTCTCCCAGCTGCACAGATTCACCTTGAGAAGAATAAAAGGAAATAGTcactcaaaacattttctttaatcCAACTCAAAAATAACACTACCATAGACACCAACTGATGTTTgagaaaaaacatatatactTGCCAATGCAAATAACTATACATTTCACTCAATAATGGACAAGAAACTGCAAATTGACTTCTTTACAACTAGGAT is drawn from Thunnus thynnus chromosome 20, fThuThy2.1, whole genome shotgun sequence and contains these coding sequences:
- the LOC137172165 gene encoding alpha-tectorin-like, with amino-acid sequence MNSQTDDGSSPLITLQQSFVFFGRTYNKIYVNHNGHLTFRAPWSSYIPESFPIYGSRDIIAPFWTDLDNRKTGQVYYNQYTSGSVLQQATWDINKYFPRLNFHAKWVFVATWYEVAYFPNSGTRTTAQAVLISGGQYSFVLINYGLLASTARRVQAGYDTINSTHHFTIPGSFSNNATGSNSNFRLSSNVNLPGRWAFRTDHGSKGCTFNGESVQLGDSFWSDSTCAQICTCTSAGLRCHYQPCSFSQICRHAAFQFSCQTVQRQTCTIAGDPHYYTFDGTLFHFQGTCNYVLSEQCGHGLPYYRVEGANEHRGSSRVSWRRLVKVFVYNETIELVKGHRGEAKVNGNFAAAPFYLNNGTVQVYESGFSVIISTDFGLMVSYDVNHYVRISVPYTYQNATCGLCGNFNNDRRDDFRTRQGEVVSSDVIFANSWQASGDDEPGCEAPCGGLDCAVCTEAQNALYSNTAHCGILQSSSGPFAACHQRLPPQPFVESCVYDLCVGGGYQPILCQALNVYASQCQQNGIQLPRWRRQGFCEIPCPANSHFVSSGTGCPATCVNPNSTNNCPLPAQESCICDSGYILSGGVCVPHAECGCSFEGCYYRSGETVILDQDCGRRCSCSYGSMTCQPYSCGPLESCGVDEDERGCRPNSYGTCWIRGRGSYHTFDGLTYQYPGACRLTLAKVVEMSSHSHFAVTVEKVPSGQQGFARVLKFEAEGTHVSIEIARSSRVQVDGQIIRLPFSSVSNRIHIYHSSTDSIILRTSFGVTVQTVWPHFVRVTAPGIYNGSLGGLCGDYNGHPNDDFRTPNGILVNSSQVFGDSWRDGSLAKHCVESRNYNSTTNYNSSEYCGILVSSHGPFAQCWATVDPWQNVHIWNETVKSSRNPGVVFCEILQGYALMCQQKGIAIGYWRNATGCEHPCLPNSHYELCGTTCPSACPSLSFPFSCDTLCQEGCQCDDGFVLNGNQCVPPTDCGCHHKGRYWEGGEQFWDGEECQSLCTCNGTTGAVHCIPNTCGPQESCRVVGGEFGCHPNPHGTCSASGDPHYFTFDGKAYDFQGTCRYVLATMCNTTDGLHQFSVEAKNEPWNGLPVSITAEVYVNMWGYRVHISRETNGVVEVNELTKNLPILLNGGHVSIYASGSYTFVNADFGLSVTYDGYSTVFISVPSNYSGKMCGLCGNFNGNPNDEFRTPSGMMVTTPSQFGTAWKVAGNYTCSDGCGSSCPQCTNELPARAQCDVIQAADGPLSFCHEQVDPRPFFNDCVFDVCVSGNEGQDLLCRAIQAYVSACQSANVRIYPWRQNTTCRLDCPANSHYELCGTDCGHTCASSVRGSCKQICSEGCFCDEGFVRSGTRCVPVESCGCQYNGFYYEAGESFWTEGCSQRCECHAPNDLRCSAASCTSAQECTIKNGQLGCFDTMSTCTVWGDPHYITFDGALAHFQGTCSYIITESVNHGINETQFQVVATNNHRGNNRVSFVSAVDIYLSNPPESAYVRIGPNKRVKVNDTEVSLPTTAGTLASVLRQGNYIVVDASDLIVQFDGQSTLLVRIGLHCENRVTGMCGNFNNDPADDKVLPNGTLAQNDNDFGHSWKAPTSQPGCGSTDDQNGDGLNDCPFMEEYSELCSVITNSSGPFSACHLHSDPQPFFSSCIYDLCLYTPANGMLCSAVSAYERTCSVLGLNFPEWRSALLCAESDPCEELNCTEFEWCGEKDGFYGCLCDEDHPRPNNESYDSSITCVSSSGTISLSRCKLFEAGFHPQTLHLLDDSCKGTLQDGRLVFHFNNDDQLCGTVLKSNGTHFNYENTIQGDDTLNISLVFSCEYPLTQALSMDQGISLVESIVKKKLPPGHGQYHLRIIPYQDAGFQFPLTSDRNIEMEINQRLYVEVRTEGVDEQQIFTILDSCWATPVNITNYPVRQDLITAMCPNTADGTVELVNGSSTVARFSFRIFTFANFPSIYLHCQVHLCLLSHNNCTTHCNPDHHRVKRDVSYHDIVMLSLGPLVTMPGKYQDTMMRPPR